The Stutzerimonas stutzeri RCH2 genomic interval TGCCCAATCAGCGTTTCGATCTGATCGTCTCTAACCCTCCTTATGTCGATGCAGAAGATTTCGGCGATATGCCTGATGAGTTTCACCATGAGCCCGCCTTGGGGCTGGCGTGTGGTGAAGACGGTCTCGATCTGGTGCGTCGAATGCTTGCCGAAGCAGCGGACCATCTGACTGATGACGGCACTCTGATCGTCGAAGTCGGTAACAGTCAGATTCATGTGCAGGCGCTGTATCCGGAAGTGGATTTCACCTGGCTGGAATTTTCACGCGGCGGGCATGGGGTGTTCCTGTTGGCCGCGCAGCAGTGCCGTAAGCACCAGGCGCTGTTTCGCTCTCGCCTCGAGAAGCATTGAGCTGCGGACCACAACCTGTAGCTGCGCGACGAACAGGTATCTGGCTGAAAAAGCGGGCTAGCGAGCTGGTCTAATCTCGTCGTTTCTTCTGAGCATTTGTCTCGTGAAGCAGGTCTGTTGCATGTAGCGATGATCTGAAGTGCCGGTTTGTTTGATCGGATGATCATCGTCATGCGCGCTGCATGCACTGACTCAGCACTCAAGCGGACGGACCATGCCAGGCATCACGGTAGAATCCATCACCTTTTCGTTGTTTGGCGCCCTGGGCGACCTGGCGCTGCGCAAGCTGTTTCCAGCCTTGTATCAGCTGGACCGAGCCGGTCTTCTGCATCCCGACACACGGATTCTGGCGCTGTCGCGCGAGGGTGGCGAGCCTGCGGTGCATGAGGCGCGGATCGTCCAGGCTCTGCGTATGCGAGTTCCTGCCGCCGAACTTGATGAAAGTGCGCTGGAGCGTTTCAGTGCGCGCCTGAATTACATTTCGATGGATTTTCGCCGGCCAGAGGATTACGTAGCACTGCGCGAATCAGTCCCGGCCGAGCGCCCTTTGATCGCCTATTTCGCGACACCTGCGGGTGTATATGGAGAAATCTGCACGTCCCTCGCCTCGGTAGGGTTGGCCGAGCAGGCACGAGTCGTGCTGGAGAAGCCTATCGGGCACGACCTGCATTCCTCACGGGGCATCAACGATGCGGTTGCGGAGCATTTTCCGGAGAGCCGCATCTATCGCATCGACCATTATCTAGGTAAGGAAACCGTTCAGAATCTGATTGCGCTGCGGTTCGCCAATAGTCTGTTCGAAACGCAGTGGGACCAGCACCACATCTCCCATGTCGAAATCACCGTAGCGGAGACGGTGGGGATCGAAGGGCGCTGGGGCTATTTCGATCAAGCCGGCCAGCTACGCGACATGGTCCAGAACCATCTGCTGCAGTTGCTTTGCCTGATTGCAATGGATCCACCAAGCAACCTCACTGCCGATAGCATTCGTGACGAGAAAGTGAACGTACTCAAAGCGTTGGCGCCGATAACGGCGGAGTCGATCCATCAGCGAGTGGTTCGGGGTCAGTATGCAGCTGGAAACGTTGCCGGTGTTTCGGTCCCGGGCTACCTCGACGAGGAAAACTCCAATGCCCAGAGCAGCACGGAAACCTTCGTGGCCTTGCGTGCCGATATCTGTAACTGGCGTTGGTCGGGAGTGCCGTTCTATCTGCGGACCGGCAAACGCATGGCGCAGAAGCTGTCGCAGATTGTCATCCATTTCAAAGAGCCGCCTTTCTACATCTTCGCGCCCGAACAGCGCGCGCTGATCAGCAACCGCCTGATCATCCGGTTGCAGCCTGACGAGGGTATCTCGCTGCAAGTCATGACCAAGGAGCAGGGGCTGGACAAGGGTATGCATCTGCGCAGTGGGCCGCTGCAGCTGAATTTTTCCGAAACCTACAAGAGCACCCGTATTCCCGACGCATACGAGCGGCTGCTACTTGAGGTCATGCAAGGCAACCAGAACCTTTTCGTCCGTAGGGATGAAATCGAATATGCGTGGCAATGGTGCGATCAGCTTATCGAGGGCTGGAATCGTCTCGGCGCGGAGCTCAAGCTGTATCCGGCGGGCTCTTGGGGGCCGGTCGCTTCGATTGCATTGATTACACGTGACGGGAGGGCGTGGTATGGCGATCTCTGAGCTGGATCTACCAATCGGCGTTATCGCGCACAGTTCGGCAGATCCTCAGCGCCAGGCCGAGTTGATGGCTGATTGTGTCGCAGGTGCGCTCGCCTATGCGGTGCAAACCCACGGAGTCGCCAGCCTGGTTGTGTCTGGTGGGCGCAGCCCCATCACGTTCTTCGAAGCGCTTTCCAAACGAGAGCTGAACTGGGCGAAGGTTCAGATCAGCCTTGCCGACGAGCGCTGGATACCAACTGGTGAACCGGCAAGCAACGAGGGATTGGTGCGTCGGCACTTGCTACAGAACGCTGCCCGCGAAGCTCGACTGATCGGGCTTTATCAGCCTGCCGATTCCCTTGCTCAGGCAGCATCGCTGGCCGAGCTCGCCTTGGAGCAGCTGCAGCAGCCCATCGATGTGCTCGTTCTCGGCATGGGCGACGATGGCCACACGGCCTCACTGTTCCCAGGAAATCCGAACCTGGCACATGCGTTGCGGCCGGACTGTCCGGAGCGTTGTCTGCCAATGCAGGCCCCGGCGGAGCCTGCAGCTCGCCTGACAATGACTTATCCGCTTTTATCCTGTGCACGGATGCAGTGCCTGGCTATCCAGGGAGCCGACAAGCTCGAAACCTTGCGCGCGGCATTGCATGCCGATCCGCTGCAAATGCCGATTCGTGCGTTCCTTTATTCTCCGCTCGAGATTTACTGGTGCCCGTGAGGCCCGAGGACTCTTGCATGACCATGGACCAGAAAAACGCTCTGATTGAAAGAATCTGCGTGGATGCGCGGATCCTGCCGGTGATCACGATAGGCAGCGAAGAGCAAATCCTGCCGCTTGCCGATGCGCTTGCCGCTGGCGGTCTGCGCACGCTGGAAATCACCCTGCGGTCCAGTCATGGCCTGACGGCGATTCGGCGGTTGCGCGAAGAGCGGCCCGATCTCTGCGTTGGTGCAGGTACCGTGCTCGACCGACGGATGATGGATGAGGTGGAAGCCACTGGGGCGCAATTCATCGTCACTCCTGGCTCGACCCGGGAGATTCTGGAGGCCGGAGTGAGCTGCTCAGTGCCTCTGCTGCCGGGCATCAGTAGTGCGTCCGATCTGATGGAGGGTTATGCACTCGGCTATCGCCGGTTCAAGCTTTTTCCGGCTGAGGTGTGCGGTGGTGTCGCCGCATTGAAAGCTTTGGGCGGTCCTTTTGCTGACGTTCGCTTTTGCCCGACAGGCGGTGTGACGGCGGCGAATGCTGCTAGTTATCTGGCCCTGCCGAACGTGATGTGTGTGGGTGGAACCTGGATGATCGATAGCACAAGCCTCGGCGAGGGCGACTGGCCAAGCATTCAGCAGCGCACTGCCGAGGCCCTTGCCGCGTTGGCATAGTGCAGTGATGCCTCGCCCCGGATCGCTGCTACGCTGTCGTTGGTGCGTAGCTGCCGCTATGCGCGTATGATTCGCGCCCTTTCAATCGGATTGCCACACCGGGAGGTGCCCAGATGACCGAGCACGAAGAAACAAGCACACACGTAACTCATGGCGAAAAGCTGCAGAAGGTTCTGGCCCGCCTGGGCATGGCTTCGCGTCGTGATGTTGAAAAATGGATCGTTGAAGGTCGGGTAAAGGTCAACGGTGCAGTTGCGAGCCTTGGCCAACGGGTCGACTCGCATGACGCCATTGCTGTCGATGGCCGCCTGCTCAAGCGGGAAGAGGCTAATGAAGTCGTACGACGCGTACTGATCTACAACAAGCCCGACGGCGAGATCTGCACCCGCAATGATCCCGAAGGCCGTCCAACGGTTTTTGATCGTTTGCCTCGACCAAAGGAAGGCCGCTGGATCAACATCGGCCGTCTGGACATCAACACAACCGGTCTTTTGCTCTTCACCACCGATGGAGAGCTGGCCAACCGCCTGATGCACCCATCGTATGAAATGGACCGCGAGTATGCGGTACGCGTGCGTGGGGAGGTCGACGACGAAATGATCGAGCGGCTGAAGACCGGCGTCATGCTTGAAGATGGTCCGGCACGCTTTACCGACATCCAGGAAGCGCCTGGCGGTGAAGGGTTCAACCATTGGTATCACTGTGTAGTGATGGAAGGTCGCAATCGTGAGGTTCGTCGGCTTTGGGAATCCCAGGGGTTGGTCGTGAGCCGCCTGAAGCGGGTCCGTTTCGGTCCAGTATTCATGACGTCCGATCTGCCGATGGGACGCTGGCGCGAGATGTCGCAAAGCGAAGTGGACATCCTCAGCCAGGAGGTTGGCCTCAAGCCGGTTGCTCTGCCGAGCATGAAAGCGAAGGCCAAGGAAAAGATCGACCGCATGCAGCGCAAGGTGGCAAAGCCGCTTGGTCGAGGCGAGCGTCGGCCCCGTGTACTTCGCTCGTCAACTGAAGCTGATGTCGCCGGCTCGGACAAGCCGCGGGTGCAGCGGGACGATCAGGCCGGGCGTAAGCCTCGTGTCAACGAAGGGCGTAGCGATAAGACTCGCGGGACACCTGTCGCCGAGCGTCCGGGCGACGCGCGTAAAGGCGGCAAGCGCAACGACGGGGCGGGGCGTCCGTCAGGGCCAGGCAAAAGGCCGGCTGGCGATGGTCAGCGTCCGGGCTTCGGGCGTAGCAAGCGCACCTGATAGCTGTATCCAGCGCTGCGCAATGGTGTGATGCCATTGCGCAGCGTTTTTGTCTCCGTAGAGCTTGGCTATTGCGCGTTCAGCGCCTGACCATTCACTCCGATGCTGTCCGGCCCCATCAGATACAGATAGACAGGCATGATCTCTTCGGGCAGCGGATTGACCTGCGGGTTCTCGCCGGGATACGCCTTGGCACGCATATCGGTGCGGGTTGCGCCGGGGTTGATGCTGTTGGCGCGCACCGGCGCGGTTTCATCCACTTCGTCCGCTAGTACCTGCATCAGACCTTCGGTGGCAAATTTGGATACCGCATAGGCGCCCCAGTACGCGCGTCCTTTGCGACCGACGCTGCTTGATGTGAATATCACCGAAGCGTCTTTGGCGAGCTTGAGCAGCGGTAGCAGGGTGCTGGTCAGCATGAACATCGCGTTCACATTCACCTGCATCACACGCATGAAGTTGTCGCCGGACAGTTGTTCCAGTGGCGTACGCGGGCCGACGATCGCTGCGTTGTGCAGCAGCCCGTCAAGATGGCCGAATTCGCGCTCGATCATCGCCGCCAGCTCGTCGTACTGGTGCGGCAGGGCGGTTTCCAGATTGAACGGGATGATGGCAGGGTGCGGATGGCCGGCCGCTTCGATGTCGTCATAAACACGGTTCAGGTTGTCTTCGTTCTTGCCAAGCAGTAGTACGGTCGCGCCGTGAGCGGCGTAGGCTTTTGCCGCTGCTTCGCCGATGCCGCGACCAGCTCCGGTTACCAGAATGATGCGCCCTTTGAGCAGGTCGGGGCGGGCGGAGTATTCGAACATCGGATGCCTCATAAATCGTCAGGTAATAGGCGCTCAACAGCATTCGTTGAGCAACAGGGCAGATGCTTGCTGTTGGTACTTCAACAGCTGCAGATGGCTCGATCCAGAACTTTCCGAAGCTCCAGCGGATGGTCCACGACCACGTCTGCACCCCAGTTGCTTGGGTTGTCTTCCGGGTGGATATAGCCATAGCGCACCGCGGCGGTTCTACTGCCTGCCGCGCGACCGGACTCGATATCTCGAAGATCGTCGCCGACGAACAGGACCGCAGATGGATCGAGATCGAGCTGTTTGCAGGCAAGCAGCATCGGCTCCGGATCGGGCTTACTCCTGGCAACGTGGTCAGGACAGACCAGTACCGCGGAACGCGAGGCGAGGCCCAGCTGATGCATGATCGGCTCCGCGAAACGCAGTGGCTTGTTGGTCACAACGCCCCAAAGCAGATTGGACCGTTCGATCTCGTCCAGCAGCTCAGCCATACCATCGTAGAGATGGCTGTGTACGGCGCAGTGTTCCTGATACCGCTCCAGGAATTCGAGTCGGAGCTCTTCAAACTCGTCTGACAGCGGGTCGACGTCAAACGCGCTGAGCACCATCGCTCTCGCTCCTCCCGACACCACATCACGGACCTGTTGGGCAGGGACGGGAGCAAGGCCACGAGCAACCCTCATCGCTTGTGCGACGGCAATGAAATCCGGAGCGGTATCGAGCAGGGTACCGTCCATGTCGAACAGAACAGCGCGCAGGCGCATCATCCCTCCTTAATTGTCTGGACCATGTAGTTGACGTCGACGTCGGCAGACAGCTTGTAATGCTTGGTAAGCGGATTGTAGGTGAGGCCGATTATGTCTTTGACGGCAAGCCCGGCGTCGCGGCTCCAGGCGCCGAGCTCCGAAGGGCGGATGAACTTCTTGAAATCGTGGGTGCCGCGTGGGAGTAGCTGAAGCACATACTCAGCGCCAATGATGGCGAGCGCATATGCTTTCGGATTGCGATTGATCGTTGAAAAGAACACTTGGCCGCCGGGCTTTACCAGTGCACAGCAGGCGCGGATGACAGATGCCGGATCCGGTACGTGCTCGAGCATTTCAAGGCAGGTGACGATATCGAACTGTTCCGGTGCTTCCTCTGCCATGGCTTCGGCAGTGATCTGCCGGTAATCAATCTCCAGGCCCGACTCAAGAAGATGTAGTCGCGCTACGGAAAGCGGTGCCTCACCCATGTCGATACCGGTGACTTCAGCGCCCCGCTGTGCCATGGCCTCGCTGAGAATCCCGCCGCCACAGCCAATGTCGATGACCTTTTTACCTGCCAGCGAAACATGCTCGTCTATCCAGTTCACGCGAAGTGGATTGATTTCGTGCAGTGGCTTGAATTCGCTTTCGCGATCCCACCAACGATGGGCAAGGGCTTCGAATTTAGCGATTTCAGCGTGGTCGACGTTGCTCATGGTCCGGTCCGTTTTGAATGCTTGAGAGAGAAGCTTGAGTCGCAAACGCGAATGTTGCCAGCTCAGGATGCAGTAGGGGCACCTATACGGCCCCTCGTTCATATGTCATATCGTCGCGCAAGTGCAGCCGAATTTCGATTTCGTCACCTTTGGCCTCGGTCCTTGCTCGATATTCTGTCGCCCCATTGGCAGGCGTTTGCGATAACGCGCTGCTCGTCGATCCGAGTCAATCGGCCGTTGTCGAGCAACTGTTTGCCGCCGACCCAGACATGACGAGCGGACTCTTTGCTGGTGGAATAGATCAACTGGGACACCGGGTCGTATATCGGTTGCTGGGCTAGGCCGGAGAGGTCGAAAGCGACGAGGTCCGCGAACTTGCCTACCTCCAGCGAACCGGTGTGGTCCTCGATGCCCAGGGCCCGGGCGCCGTTGAGCGTAGCCATTCGCAAGGCTCGATGCGCGTCGAGCGCGGTTGCCGAACCGGCGACCGCCTTGGCCAACAAAGCAGCGGTGCGTGTCTCGCCCAAAAGGTCCAGGTCGTTATTGCTCGCGGCCCCGTCCGTCCCGATAGCCACATTAACCCCTGCCTCCCAAATTCGTTCAACCGGGCAGAAACCACTGGCTAGTTTAAGGTTGGACTCAGGGCAGTGGATGACGCTGCAGTTATGCTCGGTTAGCAGCGCGAGATCGTCGTCGCTTACCTGCGTCATATGAACGGCCTGGAATCGCGGGCCGAGCAGCTGCAATCGCGCCAGGCGCGCCAGCGGTCGCTCTCCATGCTTTTGCAAGGCGTCTTGAACTTCCTGGGCGGTCTCGTGGACGTGCATGTGAATGCCTGCGTCCATCTCCGCCACCAGAATACGGATGCTCTCGAGCTTGTCATCCGCCACTGAATAGGGCGCATGCGGGCCGAAGGCAACCGTGATGCGCGGATGGTGCTTGAGGTCATCGAACAGCTCGACGCCCTTGCGTAGCGCTTCATCGGCATCCCGAGCGCCGGGAATAGGGAAGTCGAAAACCGGGATGGTGATCTGCGCTCTTACCCCGTGCTTATGGACCAGTTCGCTCGCCACGTTGGGATGAAAGTACATATCTGAAAAGCAGGTGATCCCGCTTTTCAATTGCTCGGCAATCGCCAGTTCGGTGCCGCAGCGAACGAAGTCTTCATCCACCCAGCGCGATTCGGCCGGCCAGATGTGCTCTTTGAGCCAGCGCTGTAGCGGCAAGTCATCGGCCAGTCCACGGAACAACGTCATGGCGGCGTGCCCGTGAGCATTGACCAACCCCGGCGCGAGTAGCATTCCTTTTAGTTCTTGAGTTTCGATGGCGCCTTGCTTGAGCGCCTCAGCACGTGGTGCTATCAGCGCGATACGTCCGTCCCGAATGCCAAGCCCGTGCCCTTTGAGCACTACCCCGGCCGGTTCCACCGGAACAAGCCAGGTAGGAAACAGCAGTAGGTCTAGCGGTGCATCGCATTGTGGGAGCATCGGGGAACCTTGGCTGAGTGGGAGGGCCGTCAGTGTAATGGTTGAAGCGGCTAGAATGAAGGAAGTGCTGGTGGGCCTAAACTCGCAGATCGGCCGTTGCCACATATATAGACAGGCAAGGCGATCACCAAGCAAAAGCACAGCCCCGCAATGGCTGCCCGAACAAAACTGAAATAAACGGTTGACGTTAGTTTTCAGGCTCCTATAATGCGCACCACTTCCGGCGCAGTTCTTAAGCAAAACTTCTTGTAAATCAAAAGGTTAGCGAAATAAAAGGGTTGCACGGATGGCGGATTCGAGTAGAATGCGCCGGGCTGGCAGGGTGGCGGTTGAGTCCTGTTGGTGGCTTCGGTCAGGTTGATCGGAGGCGGTTGAAAGAGGTGGTTGACAGCGGTTTTGAACGCTGTATGATTCGCCTCCCGCTGACGAGAGATGAGAGTTGATCGAAAGCGCAAGCGGTTGAGAAGAAACGAAAAATTCTTCAAAAACAGCTTGACAGGTAACAAGGCTGCTGTAGAATGCGCGGCCTCGGTTGAGACGAAAGACTTGATCGAAACGCTCTTTAACAACTGAATCAAGCAATTCGTGTGGGTGCTTGTGAATGTAAGACTGATGGTCAGATAGATTATCAGCATCACAAAGCAACACTCGTTTATTCGAGAGTTACTCTTTACTTGTAAAGAGATTTGCGATTGCTGAGCCAAGTTTAGGGTTTTCTCAAAACCCAAGCAGTATTGAACTGAAGAGTTTGATCATGGCTCAGATTGAACGCTGGCGGCAGGCCTAACACATGCAAGTCGAGCGGATGAAGAGAGCTTGCTCTCTGATTCAGCGGCGGACGGGTGAGTAATGCCTAGGAATCTGCCTGGTAGTGGGGGACAACGTTTCGAAAGGAACGCTAATACCGCATACGTCCTACGGGAGAAAGCAGGGGACCTTCGGGCCTTGCGCTATCAGATGAGCCTAGGTCGGATTAGCTAGTTGGTGAGGTAAAGGCTCACCAAGGCGACGATCCGTAACTGGTCTGAGAGGATGATCAGTCACACTGGAACTGAGACACGGTCCAGACTCCTACGGGAGGCAGCAGTGGGGAATATTGGACAATGGGCGAAAGCCTGATCCAGCCATGCCGCGTGTGTGAAGAAGGTCTTCGGATTGTAAAGCACTTTAAGTTGGGAGGAAGGGCAGTAAGTTAATACCTTGCTGTTTTGACGTTACCGACAGAATAAGCACCGGCTAACTTCGTGCCAGCAGCCGCGGTAATACGAAGGGTGCAAGCGTTAATCGGAATTACTGGGCGTAAAGCGCGCGTAGGTGGTTCGTTAAGTTGGATGTGAAAGCCCCGGGCTCAACCTGGGAACTGCATCCAAAACTGGCGAGCTAGAGTATGGCAGAGGGTGGTGGAATTTCCTGTGTAGCGGTGAAATGCGTAGATATAGGAAGGAACACCAGTGGCGAAGGCGACCACCTGGGCTAATACTGACACTGAGGTGCGAAAGCGTGGGGAGCAAACAGGATTAGATACCCTGGTAGTCCACGCCGTAAACGATGTCGACTAGCCGTTGGGATCCTTGAGATCTTAGTGGCGCAGCTAACGCATTAAGTCGACCGCCTGGGGAGTACGGCCGCAAGGTTAAAACTCAAATGAATTGACGGGGGCCCGCACAAGCGGTGGAGCATGTGGTTTAATTCGAAGCAACGCGAAGAACCTTACCAGGCCTTGACATGCAGAGAACTTTCCAGAGATGGATTGGTGCCTTCGGGAACTCTGACACAGGTGCTGCATGGCTGTCGTCAGCTCGTGTCGTGAGATGTTGGGTTAAGTCCCGTAACGAGCGCAACCCTTGTCCTTAGTTACCAGCACGTTAAGGTGGGCACTCTAAGGAGACTGCCGGTGACAAACCGGAGGAAGGTGGGGATGACGTCAAGTCATCATGGCCCTTACGGCCTGGGCTACACACGTGCTACAATGGTCGGTACAAAGGGTTGCCAAGCCGCGAGGTGGAGCTAATCCCATAAAACCGATCGTAGTCCGGATCGCAGTCTGCAACTCGACTGCGTGAAGTCGGAATCGCTAGTAATCGTGAATCAGAATGTCACGGTGAATACGTTC includes:
- the ubiG gene encoding bifunctional 2-polyprenyl-6-hydroxyphenol methylase/3-demethylubiquinol 3-O-methyltransferase UbiG gives rise to the protein MSNVDHAEIAKFEALAHRWWDRESEFKPLHEINPLRVNWIDEHVSLAGKKVIDIGCGGGILSEAMAQRGAEVTGIDMGEAPLSVARLHLLESGLEIDYRQITAEAMAEEAPEQFDIVTCLEMLEHVPDPASVIRACCALVKPGGQVFFSTINRNPKAYALAIIGAEYVLQLLPRGTHDFKKFIRPSELGAWSRDAGLAVKDIIGLTYNPLTKHYKLSADVDVNYMVQTIKEG
- a CDS encoding YciK family oxidoreductase; amino-acid sequence: MFEYSARPDLLKGRIILVTGAGRGIGEAAAKAYAAHGATVLLLGKNEDNLNRVYDDIEAAGHPHPAIIPFNLETALPHQYDELAAMIEREFGHLDGLLHNAAIVGPRTPLEQLSGDNFMRVMQVNVNAMFMLTSTLLPLLKLAKDASVIFTSSSVGRKGRAYWGAYAVSKFATEGLMQVLADEVDETAPVRANSINPGATRTDMRAKAYPGENPQVNPLPEEIMPVYLYLMGPDSIGVNGQALNAQ
- the mupP gene encoding N-acetylmuramic acid 6-phosphate phosphatase MupP, whose product is MRLRAVLFDMDGTLLDTAPDFIAVAQAMRVARGLAPVPAQQVRDVVSGGARAMVLSAFDVDPLSDEFEELRLEFLERYQEHCAVHSHLYDGMAELLDEIERSNLLWGVVTNKPLRFAEPIMHQLGLASRSAVLVCPDHVARSKPDPEPMLLACKQLDLDPSAVLFVGDDLRDIESGRAAGSRTAAVRYGYIHPEDNPSNWGADVVVDHPLELRKVLDRAICSC
- a CDS encoding TRZ/ATZ family hydrolase, which translates into the protein MLPQCDAPLDLLLFPTWLVPVEPAGVVLKGHGLGIRDGRIALIAPRAEALKQGAIETQELKGMLLAPGLVNAHGHAAMTLFRGLADDLPLQRWLKEHIWPAESRWVDEDFVRCGTELAIAEQLKSGITCFSDMYFHPNVASELVHKHGVRAQITIPVFDFPIPGARDADEALRKGVELFDDLKHHPRITVAFGPHAPYSVADDKLESIRILVAEMDAGIHMHVHETAQEVQDALQKHGERPLARLARLQLLGPRFQAVHMTQVSDDDLALLTEHNCSVIHCPESNLKLASGFCPVERIWEAGVNVAIGTDGAASNNDLDLLGETRTAALLAKAVAGSATALDAHRALRMATLNGARALGIEDHTGSLEVGKFADLVAFDLSGLAQQPIYDPVSQLIYSTSKESARHVWVGGKQLLDNGRLTRIDEQRVIANACQWGDRISSKDRGQR
- a CDS encoding bifunctional 4-hydroxy-2-oxoglutarate aldolase/2-dehydro-3-deoxy-phosphogluconate aldolase, with amino-acid sequence MTMDQKNALIERICVDARILPVITIGSEEQILPLADALAAGGLRTLEITLRSSHGLTAIRRLREERPDLCVGAGTVLDRRMMDEVEATGAQFIVTPGSTREILEAGVSCSVPLLPGISSASDLMEGYALGYRRFKLFPAEVCGGVAALKALGGPFADVRFCPTGGVTAANAASYLALPNVMCVGGTWMIDSTSLGEGDWPSIQQRTAEALAALA
- the zwf gene encoding glucose-6-phosphate dehydrogenase, which translates into the protein MPGITVESITFSLFGALGDLALRKLFPALYQLDRAGLLHPDTRILALSREGGEPAVHEARIVQALRMRVPAAELDESALERFSARLNYISMDFRRPEDYVALRESVPAERPLIAYFATPAGVYGEICTSLASVGLAEQARVVLEKPIGHDLHSSRGINDAVAEHFPESRIYRIDHYLGKETVQNLIALRFANSLFETQWDQHHISHVEITVAETVGIEGRWGYFDQAGQLRDMVQNHLLQLLCLIAMDPPSNLTADSIRDEKVNVLKALAPITAESIHQRVVRGQYAAGNVAGVSVPGYLDEENSNAQSSTETFVALRADICNWRWSGVPFYLRTGKRMAQKLSQIVIHFKEPPFYIFAPEQRALISNRLIIRLQPDEGISLQVMTKEQGLDKGMHLRSGPLQLNFSETYKSTRIPDAYERLLLEVMQGNQNLFVRRDEIEYAWQWCDQLIEGWNRLGAELKLYPAGSWGPVASIALITRDGRAWYGDL
- the pgl gene encoding 6-phosphogluconolactonase, which translates into the protein MAISELDLPIGVIAHSSADPQRQAELMADCVAGALAYAVQTHGVASLVVSGGRSPITFFEALSKRELNWAKVQISLADERWIPTGEPASNEGLVRRHLLQNAAREARLIGLYQPADSLAQAASLAELALEQLQQPIDVLVLGMGDDGHTASLFPGNPNLAHALRPDCPERCLPMQAPAEPAARLTMTYPLLSCARMQCLAIQGADKLETLRAALHADPLQMPIRAFLYSPLEIYWCP
- the rluB gene encoding 23S rRNA pseudouridine(2605) synthase RluB; this translates as MTEHEETSTHVTHGEKLQKVLARLGMASRRDVEKWIVEGRVKVNGAVASLGQRVDSHDAIAVDGRLLKREEANEVVRRVLIYNKPDGEICTRNDPEGRPTVFDRLPRPKEGRWINIGRLDINTTGLLLFTTDGELANRLMHPSYEMDREYAVRVRGEVDDEMIERLKTGVMLEDGPARFTDIQEAPGGEGFNHWYHCVVMEGRNREVRRLWESQGLVVSRLKRVRFGPVFMTSDLPMGRWREMSQSEVDILSQEVGLKPVALPSMKAKAKEKIDRMQRKVAKPLGRGERRPRVLRSSTEADVAGSDKPRVQRDDQAGRKPRVNEGRSDKTRGTPVAERPGDARKGGKRNDGAGRPSGPGKRPAGDGQRPGFGRSKRT